A region of Cheilinus undulatus linkage group 10, ASM1832078v1, whole genome shotgun sequence DNA encodes the following proteins:
- the LOC121516652 gene encoding tripartite motif-containing protein 16-like, which translates to MAQIVVQLDRDSFSCSICLDLLKEPVTIPCGHSYCMSCIKSHWDTEGEKKSYSCPQCRQTFSPRPVLVKNTMLAVLMEEMKKSGLQAAPDDHCYAGAEDVACDVCTGRKLKAQKSCLVCLVSFCEKHLQPHKSSAFEKHKLVEPTRKLQENVCSRHNEVMKMFCRTDQRSICSLCSVDEHKGHDTVTAAAERAERQRELQGSRLNIQQRIQDRQKDVKLLQQEAEAINRSADKAVEDSEKIFTQLIRLMEQRRSDLKQQVRSQQDAEVSQVKELQEKLEKEIAELERKDAELETLSHTEDNNHFLHSYPSLSQISQSADSFNSDLHPQRYFEDVTTAVTEVRDQLQEVLRRKWTNITQAVTDVEVSLSAAEPKTRAQVLRFSCDITLDPNTAHNQLSLSDGNRKATYTKSRQSYSYHPDRFTSSKQVLSRESLPQCCYWEVERAGSRVDLAVSYKNISRSEHFRECQFGENDKSWLLECDNNRYTFVHNKVRIRVSGPRSNRVGVYVYHRAGILSFYSVSETMTLLHRVQTTFTKPLHAGLWIGWNYGDTAEFCKLK; encoded by the coding sequence ATGGCACAGATAGTAGTTCAGCTGGACCGGGACTCTTTCTCTTGTTCCATCTGTTTGGATCTACTGAAGGAGCCGGTGACGATTCCCTGTGGACACAGCTACTGCATGAGCTGTATTAAAAGCCACTGGGATACAGAGGGGGAgaagaagagctacagctgcccTCAGTGTAGGCAGACCTTCTCACCCAGGCCTGTGCTGGTGAAAAACACCATGTTGGCAGTTTTGATGGAGGAAATGAAGAAGAGCGGACTCCAGGCTGCTCCTGATGATCACTGCTACGCTGGAGCTGAAGATGTGGCCTGTGACGTCTGCACCGGGAGGAAACTGAAAGCCCAAAAGTCCTGTCTGGTGTGTTTGGTCTCATTTTGTGAGAAACACCTTCAGCCTCATAAATCTTCTGCCTTTGAAAAGCACAAGCTGGTGGAGCCGACCAGGAAGCTCCAGGAGAACGTCTGCTCTCGCCACAATGAGGTGATGAAGATGTTCTGTCGCACTGATCAGCGCTCCATCTGttctctctgctctgtggaCGAACACAAAGGCCACGACACCGTCACAGCGGCAGCTGAGAGGGccgagaggcagagagagcttCAGGGGAGTCGACTCAACATCCAGCAGAGAATCCAGGACAGACAGAAAGATGTGAAGCTGCTCCAACAGGAAGCGGAGGCTATCAATCGCTCCGCTGATAAAGCAGTGGAGGACAGTGAGAAGATCTTCACCCAGCTGATCCGTCTCATGGAGCAAAGACGATCTGATCTGAAGCAGCAGGTCCGATCCCAGCAGGACGCTGAGGTGAGTCAAGTCAAAGAGCTTCAGGAGAAGCTGGAGAAGGAGATCGCTGAGCTGGAGAGGAAAGACGCTGAGCTGGAGACGCTGTCACACACGGAGGACAACAACCACTTTCTACACAGCTACCCCTCACTGTCACAAATCAGTCAATCTGCAGACTCATTCAACTCTGACCTTCATCCTCAGAGATACTTTGAGGACGTGACAACGGCTGTAACAGAAGTCAGAGATCAACTACAAGAAGTTCTGAGAAGGAAGTGGACCAACATCACACAGGCGGTGACTGATGTGGAGGTTTCACTGTCCGCAGCAGAGCCCAAGACCAGAGCTCAGGTCTTAAGATTCTCATGTGACATCACTCTGGATCCAAACACAGCACATAATCAGCTCTCACTGTCTGATGGGAACAGAAAAGCAACATATACAAAATCCAGACAGAGTTATTCCTATCACCCAGACAGATTCACTTCTTCAAAGCAGGTTCTGAGCAGAGAGAGTCTGCCTCAGTGTTGTTACTGGGAGGTGGAGAGGGCTGGATCTAGGGTTGATTTGGCAGTTTCATACAAGAATATCAGCAGATCAGAGCACTTTCGTGAGTGTCAATTTGGAGAAAATGACAAATCCTGGTTGTTAGAGTGTGACAACAACAGATATACATTTGTGCACAACAAAGTCCGTATTCGAGTTTCAGGTCCTCGGTCTAACAGAgtgggtgtgtatgtgtatCACAGAGCAGGTATTCTGTCCTTCTACAGCGTCTCTGAGACTATGACTCTGctccacagagtccagaccacgTTTACTAAGCCTCTACATGCTGGACTTTGGATTGGGTGGAATTATGGAGACACTGCTGAGTTCTGTAAACTCAAGTAG